From a region of the Armatimonas rosea genome:
- a CDS encoding RNA ligase family protein — translation MLYYPKMPGSEKAPLGERCIAFEKLDGTNLHFCWEREFGWHAFGTRRDRFNLTERGITEFVAAHPELAEAAAVFQATLAEGLAAVLDGYPTNEATAFCEFLGEGSFAGQHRADEPKRLVFFDLTLPGEAFVAPEDFIRDFGHLPTPRIVYRGKLTGQFTDELRKGKFGVAEGVVCKGVSKGVPWRCKVKTDAYRERLKASLGPHWESGWE, via the coding sequence ATGCTGTACTACCCTAAGATGCCCGGCAGTGAGAAAGCCCCGCTGGGCGAGCGCTGTATTGCCTTTGAGAAGCTCGATGGCACGAACCTGCACTTCTGCTGGGAGCGGGAGTTTGGCTGGCACGCCTTTGGGACGCGCCGGGATCGCTTCAACCTCACCGAGCGCGGGATCACGGAGTTCGTGGCGGCCCACCCGGAGCTCGCTGAGGCAGCCGCAGTCTTCCAAGCCACCCTCGCCGAGGGCCTCGCCGCTGTGCTCGACGGCTACCCCACGAACGAAGCCACAGCGTTTTGTGAGTTCCTGGGAGAAGGTTCGTTTGCCGGCCAGCACCGCGCGGACGAACCCAAGCGCCTCGTCTTCTTCGACCTCACCCTCCCCGGCGAGGCGTTTGTCGCCCCCGAGGACTTCATCCGCGATTTTGGCCACCTCCCCACGCCGCGCATTGTCTACCGGGGCAAGCTCACCGGGCAGTTCACCGATGAGCTCCGCAAGGGGAAGTTCGGGGTCGCGGAGGGTGTGGTCTGCAAAGGAGTGTCCAAGGGCGTCCCCTGGCGCTGCAAAGTCAAGACCGATGCCTACCGCGAGCGGCTCAAGGCGTCGCTAGGCCCCCACTGGGAGAGCGGCTGGGAGTAG
- a CDS encoding ATP-binding protein, which translates to MVSAHGIDWPRVEAAPWWQAMAVCPQDPRHHGEGDVATHTRMVVEALEADPRFADLDAPAQRVLRLAALLHDCGKPATTKHEENGRITSNGHARIGAYIARRLLWEQGFDFAEREAVCALVRWHMRPGYCLDSDDPERTALTIAQTARCDWLALLAEADTRGRVAPNTEDALVRVGLFSELCKELGIGDAPYAFPSPHSRVVYFRTPGRDKTYTAYDDTQGELVLMSGLPGSGKDTYIQQHLAHLPVVSLDVLRKELGIAPTDPQEPVAMAALERARVYLRQKQDFVWNATNLRHELRARPLGLAADYNFRVKIVYREAPHARLFAQNRNRAAAVPEAVLHKYLDRWEVPTTIEAHELQYAVLP; encoded by the coding sequence ATGGTAAGCGCTCATGGGATAGACTGGCCGCGTGTCGAGGCGGCTCCCTGGTGGCAGGCGATGGCGGTGTGCCCGCAGGACCCGCGGCATCATGGCGAGGGCGATGTGGCAACCCACACCCGCATGGTGGTCGAGGCGCTGGAGGCCGATCCGCGCTTTGCGGACTTGGACGCGCCTGCCCAGCGGGTTCTCCGGCTCGCCGCGCTCCTCCACGACTGCGGCAAGCCCGCGACCACCAAGCACGAAGAGAACGGAAGGATCACGTCGAACGGCCACGCGCGGATCGGGGCCTATATCGCCCGGCGGCTTCTCTGGGAGCAGGGTTTTGACTTCGCCGAGCGCGAGGCGGTCTGTGCCCTGGTGCGCTGGCACATGCGGCCTGGTTATTGTCTCGACAGCGACGATCCCGAGCGGACGGCCCTCACCATCGCCCAGACCGCCCGTTGCGACTGGCTAGCCCTGCTGGCGGAGGCCGACACGCGCGGCCGGGTTGCGCCGAACACAGAAGACGCCCTGGTGCGAGTCGGGCTGTTTAGTGAGCTCTGCAAAGAACTCGGTATCGGGGACGCTCCCTACGCGTTTCCGTCGCCCCACAGCCGCGTGGTCTACTTCCGCACGCCGGGCCGGGACAAGACCTACACCGCCTACGACGATACCCAGGGTGAGCTGGTTCTCATGAGCGGCCTGCCGGGCTCCGGCAAGGACACGTACATCCAGCAACACCTCGCGCACCTGCCCGTGGTCAGCCTGGACGTGCTCCGCAAAGAGCTCGGAATCGCCCCAACCGACCCGCAGGAGCCCGTGGCCATGGCGGCGCTGGAGCGGGCACGGGTGTATCTTCGCCAGAAGCAAGACTTTGTCTGGAACGCCACCAACCTGCGCCATGAGCTGCGCGCCCGCCCACTCGGGCTGGCGGCGGACTACAACTTCCGCGTCAAGATTGTCTACCGCGAGGCCCCGCACGCCCGGCTCTTCGCCCAGAACCGAAACCGCGCCGCCGCCGTCCCGGAGGCCGTGCTGCACAAGTACCTCGATCGCTGGGAGGTGCCCACGACGATCGAAGCCCATGAGTTACAGTATGCTGTACTACCCTAA
- a CDS encoding RNA ligase family protein, which translates to MDGLRKYPRTQHLEGSGLQKGDDPDRLPFVLLREKYLVVEEKLDGANTGISFDENGTLQLQCRGHYLTGGPGEAQFALLKPWAQTHQGWLWERLGTRYILYGEWLYACHTVFYDRLPHYFFEFDILDTQTNTFLSTARRRALLAGGPVVSVPVLKEGIFSKLKDITKLVGPSLYKSDGGVSEGLYLKWEEDGVVKGRYKWVRAGFLQTILDSGTHWKDRPLVPNQLAEGVDLW; encoded by the coding sequence ATGGACGGTCTACGAAAATACCCACGAACCCAGCACCTGGAAGGCAGTGGCCTGCAAAAAGGCGACGACCCGGACCGGCTGCCCTTTGTCTTGCTACGGGAGAAGTATCTCGTGGTGGAGGAGAAGCTCGACGGCGCGAACACGGGGATCTCGTTCGACGAAAACGGGACGCTCCAGCTCCAGTGCCGGGGGCACTACCTCACCGGCGGCCCCGGCGAGGCGCAGTTCGCCCTCCTCAAGCCCTGGGCCCAGACCCACCAGGGCTGGCTCTGGGAGCGACTAGGAACGCGCTACATCCTCTACGGCGAGTGGCTCTACGCCTGCCACACGGTGTTCTACGACCGCCTCCCGCACTACTTCTTTGAGTTCGACATTCTGGATACACAGACCAACACGTTTCTCTCCACGGCACGCCGCCGCGCGCTGCTCGCCGGTGGCCCCGTGGTCTCGGTTCCCGTGCTCAAGGAAGGCATCTTCAGCAAGCTCAAAGACATCACCAAGCTCGTGGGGCCATCGCTGTACAAGTCCGATGGCGGGGTCAGTGAGGGGCTGTATCTGAAGTGGGAAGAGGACGGCGTGGTCAAGGGCCGCTACAAGTGGGTGCGCGCCGGGTTTCTCCAGACCATTCTGGACTCGGGGACGCACTGGAAAGACCGCCCGCTCGTCCCCAACCAGCTCGCCGAGGGGGTGGATTTATGGTAA
- a CDS encoding glycosyltransferase family protein has product MRVLFVYPSQPDDATNRYRCVHLCEALSAAGHTAEHVSAGQDGVTVAHDIVVLHRLPWGGPGSAFAAAARKIGATVVYSADDLIFDLEHARHTGILFPDDPLRYRHSKREAEANLATLQNTDHALFSTEFLATLAPQAPPPVGAGGATGGAVVRNFLGTELLALSHAARLRREAFVRVRQDDRVTLGYLSGSPTHDADLADIAEPLAVALERFANARLLVVGTVALPGPLRRFEESGRVRRHPYVPWRELPGLIAQVDINLAPLDLTRPFNHAKSEIKFLEAAAVGVPTLAARSAALLETEGALLCGTDSEWGEALASWLSAPETRHAAAEAAIAALERHQAGIDVAGIFAAWMPAKAVTATASVTRPRKSKLVGKIFQSEQKFLRRWHYLRRHWRLANEQERHGGGTA; this is encoded by the coding sequence GTGAGAGTTCTCTTTGTCTACCCCAGCCAGCCCGACGATGCCACCAACCGGTACCGCTGTGTTCATCTCTGTGAGGCGCTGAGCGCGGCGGGGCACACGGCGGAGCATGTCTCGGCGGGGCAGGATGGGGTGACAGTCGCCCACGATATTGTGGTGCTCCACCGCCTGCCCTGGGGCGGCCCCGGAAGCGCGTTTGCGGCTGCGGCTAGAAAGATCGGCGCGACCGTGGTCTATAGCGCCGATGACCTGATCTTCGATCTGGAGCACGCCCGCCACACCGGCATTCTCTTTCCCGACGATCCCCTGCGCTACCGGCACAGCAAGCGCGAGGCCGAGGCGAACCTGGCGACCCTGCAAAACACCGACCACGCCCTCTTCAGCACCGAGTTCCTCGCCACGCTAGCTCCTCAGGCTCCCCCACCTGTGGGGGCGGGGGGGGCTACGGGAGGGGCGGTTGTGCGCAACTTTCTCGGCACGGAGCTCCTGGCGCTCTCGCACGCCGCACGCCTGCGCCGCGAGGCGTTTGTCCGTGTCCGTCAAGACGACCGCGTAACCCTGGGCTACCTCTCCGGCTCCCCCACCCACGATGCCGATCTGGCCGATATCGCCGAGCCGCTGGCGGTGGCGCTGGAGCGATTTGCCAACGCCAGATTGCTTGTCGTCGGAACCGTGGCGCTGCCGGGGCCGCTGCGGCGCTTTGAGGAGAGTGGGCGCGTCCGGCGGCATCCGTACGTCCCGTGGCGCGAGCTGCCGGGGCTGATCGCGCAGGTGGACATAAATCTTGCGCCGCTGGACCTGACACGCCCCTTCAACCACGCCAAGAGTGAGATTAAGTTCCTTGAGGCCGCCGCGGTCGGGGTGCCGACCCTCGCCGCACGCTCCGCTGCACTTCTGGAGACCGAGGGTGCGCTCCTCTGTGGCACCGACTCCGAGTGGGGCGAGGCGCTGGCAAGCTGGCTGAGCGCGCCCGAGACACGCCACGCCGCCGCTGAGGCTGCGATAGCGGCTCTCGAGAGGCACCAAGCGGGGATCGATGTCGCGGGTATCTTTGCCGCCTGGATGCCGGCGAAGGCGGTGACAGCGACGGCGAGTGTCACCCGGCCCCGAAAGTCGAAGCTCGTGGGGAAGATCTTCCAGAGCGAGCAGAAGTTCCTGCGCCGCTGGCACTACCTACGGCGGCACTGGCGGCTCGCCAATGAGCAAGAGCGCCACGGCGGGGGCACGGCGTGA
- a CDS encoding glycosyltransferase family 39 protein, protein MRRGGAWPTLAAFLLGLAWALGIPVVHGLGEPFGNWQPDEVSHVLTVRWWAGHLSLPPYNADYAVSVHPPLYHALGALVWRVGGALAVRVFSAVLGAATVWFTFRAARALYGAGVASLAAWLVALVPMRVSLSGGISNENLAALAATAVLALLAEELRGRRRLGGLVLWCMAGVASKLTCLGLLPAVVLALAWRFGPQRAARAAVALGLVTAATLTGWFWGNAQRCGDALCKGAADRLWDGVQPGFPHYQATRGFSPLRYLFSIAAFGWRSFWGTFDGLQKHLPMPVFLLLLGGQLTTFWGARRRGGRVRQAWLLAASVLFLTTAVIYTLFNWRHYSPQGRYFYVILAPFGAITGYGYLALWPPVWRTRAAQGLVAALGGLNLWCLWHYLPAR, encoded by the coding sequence GTGAGGCGTGGCGGCGCGTGGCCGACTCTTGCGGCGTTTCTGCTGGGACTGGCGTGGGCGCTGGGGATTCCCGTGGTCCACGGTCTGGGGGAGCCCTTTGGCAACTGGCAGCCCGATGAGGTTAGCCATGTGCTCACCGTGCGCTGGTGGGCCGGGCACCTGAGTCTTCCCCCCTACAACGCCGACTACGCGGTCTCGGTGCACCCGCCGCTCTACCACGCCCTGGGGGCGCTTGTCTGGCGCGTGGGCGGCGCGCTGGCGGTGCGGGTCTTCTCCGCAGTGCTGGGCGCCGCGACTGTCTGGTTCACGTTTCGGGCGGCGCGTGCGCTCTACGGAGCGGGTGTCGCATCGCTGGCCGCCTGGCTCGTGGCGCTGGTGCCGATGCGGGTGTCGCTCTCGGGGGGGATCAGCAACGAGAACCTGGCGGCGCTGGCGGCCACTGCGGTGCTGGCCCTTCTGGCCGAGGAGCTGCGCGGGCGGCGGCGCTTGGGCGGGCTGGTGCTCTGGTGCATGGCGGGAGTGGCGAGCAAGCTCACCTGCCTGGGGCTCCTGCCCGCGGTCGTGCTGGCGCTGGCATGGCGCTTTGGGCCGCAGCGTGCCGCACGAGCCGCCGTGGCACTGGGGCTTGTGACTGCCGCGACCCTCACAGGCTGGTTCTGGGGAAACGCCCAGCGCTGTGGCGATGCGCTCTGCAAGGGGGCGGCAGACCGGCTCTGGGATGGGGTGCAGCCCGGCTTTCCGCACTACCAGGCAACACGCGGGTTCTCGCCGCTCCGCTATCTCTTCTCGATTGCCGCCTTTGGCTGGCGCTCGTTCTGGGGGACCTTCGACGGGCTCCAGAAGCACCTGCCCATGCCGGTTTTTTTGCTTCTCCTGGGGGGACAGCTGACCACGTTCTGGGGAGCGCGGCGGCGCGGGGGGCGGGTGCGGCAGGCATGGCTCTTGGCGGCGAGCGTGCTCTTTCTGACCACGGCGGTCATTTATACGCTGTTTAACTGGCGGCACTACTCGCCACAAGGCCGTTATTTTTACGTAATACTCGCGCCGTTTGGGGCGATAACCGGATATGGCTATCTTGCTCTCTGGCCGCCCGTGTGGCGGACGAGAGCAGCACAAGGGCTTGTCGCGGCGCTGGGGGGACTGAACCTCTGGTGTCTGTGGCACTACCTACCCGCTAGGTAA
- a CDS encoding DUF1559 domain-containing protein has product MSRTRMAFTLIELLVVIAIIAILAAILFPVFAQAREKARATSCLSSTKQLGLAMMQYLSDYDGTVPPFRTLDPYVSGGLWWGTPTQTGFSTGTHWTVNLNPYMKAHQLYHCPSVGASLLVQNAGKSYASLYAVFWAEYGLNWDYLYRTYDGTRCYTPYYALPHAQAAVPISEAEIGSPAAMVMLADTKLIDNGGGSWSFSNMVGSPAAITAPDACNTFANNGWGQDTGWDGGGNKTSTGQFAPRHTGGGNVAFMDGHSKWLSPGAAAAGTNWRVGISGAQVRITDVNTYLWDRN; this is encoded by the coding sequence ATGTCTCGCACACGAATGGCTTTTACGCTCATCGAGCTTTTGGTTGTTATTGCGATTATTGCAATCTTGGCCGCGATACTCTTTCCGGTCTTCGCGCAAGCACGGGAGAAGGCCCGCGCCACGAGCTGCCTCTCCAGCACCAAGCAGCTGGGGCTGGCGATGATGCAGTATCTCTCGGACTACGACGGCACCGTACCACCATTTCGGACACTCGATCCCTATGTCTCGGGGGGGCTCTGGTGGGGGACGCCCACGCAGACGGGCTTCTCGACGGGGACCCACTGGACGGTGAATCTCAATCCTTATATGAAGGCACACCAGCTCTACCACTGCCCGTCGGTGGGGGCCTCGCTCCTGGTGCAGAATGCGGGCAAGAGCTACGCTTCTCTCTACGCGGTCTTCTGGGCGGAGTACGGCCTCAACTGGGACTATCTCTACCGCACCTACGACGGCACCCGGTGCTACACGCCCTACTACGCCCTCCCCCATGCCCAGGCGGCCGTGCCCATTAGTGAGGCGGAGATTGGGAGCCCCGCCGCGATGGTGATGCTGGCCGATACCAAGCTGATCGACAACGGCGGAGGGAGCTGGAGCTTCTCCAACATGGTCGGAAGCCCCGCCGCAATCACCGCGCCGGATGCCTGCAACACCTTTGCCAACAACGGCTGGGGGCAGGACACGGGCTGGGACGGTGGGGGCAACAAGACCTCCACGGGGCAGTTTGCGCCTCGGCACACGGGGGGCGGCAATGTGGCGTTTATGGACGGTCACTCCAAGTGGCTGAGTCCGGGCGCGGCGGCGGCGGGGACCAACTGGCGCGTGGGGATCAGCGGCGCTCAGGTGCGGATCACCGATGTCAATACCTACCTCTGGGATCGGAACTAA